One stretch of Balneola sp. MJW-20 DNA includes these proteins:
- a CDS encoding M28 family peptidase yields MSSRSISAGSSSGTFRFISVLAALLLMISACDNGLNDPKSDSYDAAIRAKSDNAANCDNQVNNTTKKLLECVTLEGVRSHQAALQNIADANGGDRSAGSSGYSASADYVSDLLMEAGYIVERQAVEFTTYRQLGPTILEQISPVATTYTEGVDHAIMSYSAAADVTAPVSAVDLDLGSGNNSSSGCEPTDFAGFPVGSIALVQRGACTFQLKAENAEAAGAVGVIIFNQGNTPGREVFFAGTLTENYAGSLPVVSATYARGVEWAGTPGLTLRLAVDAGIVELSADNILADLPGKNTGNVVMAGAVLDSPLGSPGINNNGSGSAAVLETALQMAKVRPQNSLRFAWWGADNFGLRGSQEYLLNLPEEEFQKIAAYLNFDVIGSPNYVTFIYDGDDSDGNNPIPAIPGSEVIEDLFQSYYDDIVQPTKGINLYFGTASQNFLLSGVPSGGIYSGSFEIKTAEEASIWGGSSGDQLDPCTFLACDTFDNVSLEALDFNSDAAAYAILNLAMNTSLINGEKAKGNFKAKRNALTE; encoded by the coding sequence ATGTCTAGCAGATCTATATCAGCAGGTAGCAGTTCCGGAACATTTCGTTTCATTTCGGTACTGGCGGCACTTTTATTGATGATAAGTGCCTGTGATAACGGATTAAATGATCCGAAGAGCGACAGTTATGATGCAGCAATAAGAGCCAAATCAGATAATGCTGCAAACTGTGATAATCAGGTAAATAATACCACCAAAAAACTTCTGGAATGCGTGACCCTGGAAGGAGTCCGGTCTCATCAGGCTGCCCTTCAGAACATCGCTGATGCTAATGGTGGTGACCGTTCTGCGGGTAGTTCCGGTTACAGCGCTTCTGCAGATTATGTATCGGACTTACTTATGGAAGCCGGTTATATAGTTGAACGCCAGGCGGTAGAATTCACTACCTACAGGCAACTTGGGCCCACTATTCTTGAGCAGATCTCACCGGTTGCAACTACATACACTGAAGGGGTAGATCATGCTATCATGTCATACTCAGCTGCTGCTGATGTAACGGCTCCGGTGTCAGCTGTAGACCTTGATCTTGGGTCGGGGAACAACTCATCAAGCGGCTGTGAACCAACAGATTTTGCAGGTTTTCCAGTCGGTAGTATTGCATTGGTTCAGCGTGGCGCTTGCACTTTCCAGTTAAAGGCTGAAAATGCTGAAGCCGCCGGTGCTGTGGGAGTCATAATTTTTAACCAGGGAAATACCCCCGGAAGAGAGGTATTTTTTGCCGGAACTTTAACAGAAAACTATGCAGGTAGCCTCCCGGTGGTATCAGCCACTTACGCCCGCGGTGTGGAATGGGCTGGCACCCCTGGACTAACATTAAGGCTAGCTGTTGATGCTGGAATCGTTGAATTATCAGCAGATAATATACTGGCAGATTTACCAGGCAAGAATACCGGTAATGTGGTCATGGCCGGTGCTGTACTGGATAGTCCTTTAGGAAGTCCGGGCATAAACAATAATGGTTCCGGATCTGCAGCAGTTTTAGAGACTGCACTACAAATGGCAAAGGTCCGCCCTCAGAATTCGCTCCGTTTTGCATGGTGGGGTGCTGATAATTTCGGACTCCGCGGATCTCAGGAATACCTTCTAAATCTTCCTGAAGAAGAATTTCAAAAGATAGCAGCCTATCTGAATTTTGATGTAATCGGATCTCCGAATTATGTCACATTCATATATGACGGAGACGATTCGGATGGTAATAATCCAATACCTGCCATCCCAGGTTCTGAAGTGATAGAAGACCTGTTTCAATCTTATTATGATGATATTGTACAGCCAACTAAAGGTATCAACCTGTATTTTGGTACTGCTTCTCAGAATTTCTTATTGTCTGGTGTACCGTCCGGAGGCATCTATTCAGGAAGTTTTGAAATCAAGACCGCTGAAGAAGCTTCCATATGGGGAGGTTCCTCCGGTGATCAGCTGGATCCTTGCACATTTCTTGCCTGTGATACTTTTGATAACGTAAGTCTTGAAGCCCTGGATTTCAATTCCGATGCAGCTGCTTACGCAATCCTGAATCTTGCAATGAACACTAGTCTGATCAACGGTGAGAAAGCAAAAGGTAATTTCAAAGCTAAGAGAAATGCTCTAACGGAATAA
- a CDS encoding NAD(P)H-binding protein, whose product MPKTAILIGATGLTGSQLLKQLLNDVRYSTVKVLHRRSAGTEHPKLDEHIINFDAPEEWKDLVRGDHLFSALGTTLRKAGSEDEQYKIDNTYQYEVAKAAAENGVKRYALVSTVGAKANSNNFYLRMKGELDESIEHLGFEYTAIFRPSFLDGDRKEFRLGEKIGIIFAKLLSWIPGIRKYRPIPAETVARAMISDLNNEQNLPQNIYEMDEIFKLG is encoded by the coding sequence ATGCCTAAAACAGCAATACTTATTGGCGCTACCGGTCTGACAGGGTCGCAGTTACTCAAACAGCTTCTGAATGATGTTCGGTACTCTACTGTAAAAGTGCTTCATCGAAGGTCGGCTGGTACCGAACATCCAAAGCTGGATGAGCATATCATTAATTTCGATGCTCCTGAAGAATGGAAAGACCTGGTTAGGGGTGACCACCTCTTCTCAGCATTAGGAACCACTCTACGGAAGGCCGGAAGCGAAGATGAGCAATATAAGATCGATAATACCTATCAGTACGAAGTAGCTAAAGCTGCGGCTGAGAACGGAGTTAAAAGATATGCTCTTGTTTCAACCGTGGGAGCGAAAGCTAACAGCAATAATTTCTACCTCCGGATGAAGGGTGAGCTGGATGAATCCATTGAACATCTGGGCTTTGAATATACGGCCATTTTCCGCCCTTCTTTTCTGGACGGCGACCGAAAAGAGTTTCGACTCGGAGAAAAGATCGGGATCATTTTTGCCAAACTGTTGTCGTGGATACCGGGAATACGCAAATACCGTCCCATTCCTGCAGAAACGGTAGCCCGGGCCATGATCTCAGATCTGAATAATGAGCAGAACCTGCCTCAGAATATCTATGAAATGGATGAGATCTTTAAACTGGGCTGA
- a CDS encoding aldose 1-epimerase family protein: MEYTIQNDDLTVTVNQTGMELSSIRSVKNGIEYLWQGNPEIWGSQAPVLFPVIGALKNGRYIFDGKSYEMPKHGFIRDNDKIKVVEYSDNSILLSFSSSEESFRIYPFSFRFMVRFSLFDDTLITEHLIINTGDRPLYYSTGGHPAFNCPLRKGEKYEDYFIRFEKPETLSTCRLNSEGLISGKQELILNDTDELLLHDDLFNRDALIFKDPVSNKVSLINRTAGPVLTMSFKDFPSLGIWAKPGAPYICLEPWAGIADHQDTDQQLTNKEGILKLDAGSEISHVYRVVFYL, translated from the coding sequence ATGGAATACACCATACAGAATGATGATCTGACGGTAACCGTGAATCAGACCGGAATGGAGCTTAGCTCGATCAGATCGGTTAAAAATGGTATAGAATATCTCTGGCAGGGTAACCCGGAGATCTGGGGAAGTCAGGCACCGGTGCTATTTCCGGTGATCGGCGCTCTGAAAAATGGCCGTTATATTTTTGATGGCAAGTCATATGAGATGCCTAAACACGGATTCATCCGAGATAATGATAAAATTAAAGTAGTGGAGTATTCAGATAACTCCATCCTCTTATCATTTTCATCTTCTGAGGAAAGTTTCCGTATTTACCCTTTCTCTTTCAGGTTCATGGTGCGGTTCAGTCTTTTCGATGACACCCTTATTACGGAACATTTGATAATAAACACCGGGGATCGACCCCTGTATTATTCCACAGGTGGACACCCGGCTTTTAATTGTCCGCTCAGGAAAGGAGAAAAGTATGAAGACTATTTTATCAGGTTTGAAAAGCCGGAGACTCTTTCAACCTGTCGGCTGAATTCTGAGGGTCTGATCTCCGGTAAACAGGAACTCATTCTGAATGATACGGATGAACTCCTTCTTCATGACGACCTATTTAACCGGGATGCTTTGATCTTCAAAGATCCCGTTTCTAACAAAGTATCACTGATCAACCGTACTGCCGGCCCGGTTCTGACTATGTCTTTTAAAGATTTCCCCTCTTTAGGAATCTGGGCTAAACCGGGTGCTCCTTATATATGTCTGGAACCCTGGGCAGGGATCGCAGATCATCAAGACACAGATCAACAGCTAACAAATAAGGAAGGTATCCTCAAGCTTGATGCAGGATCTGAAATTTCGCATGTATACCGTGTTGTATTCTATCTTTAA
- a CDS encoding prolyl oligopeptidase family serine peptidase, whose amino-acid sequence MKKHLLFVCSLAVLMIGFQVQAQDSYMQPSKAMTDLVDGARTPSVTFSPDYNVMLMLEQPGLPSIEEVSQPELRLAGVRINPRTNGPSRSRNLTGITIRDMDTGNDRPLKGLPEKPLISDVNWSPDGSAIAFLLTRTNGIELWVADIQSAEARKLTAASVNDTYGSAYEWSRDGKSLLVKMVPAGRGEAPSGMETPSGPVIEQSAGTARPARTYQDLLQNPKDEETFEYYFTSELYEVDLKGKTTKISNAGIYRSFDFSPDGKHILIEKIHRPYSYRVPVYRFPNRVYVANRKGKEEYLVADLPLLDQIPIGFSSTSEGPRSVNWRADDPATLVWVEALDGGDQSVEVDKRDRVLMLKAPFQKDPSTIAELGYRYSGIWWTEEGYAMVNEYWRSKRNARVWKIDPDGNNETELIFDLNTEDRYNDPGSPEFKRSEYGTYVVHTMDNGNKILMTGQGASDEGNRPFLSSYDIRSGQSEILWRSEAPYYEYVVSVMDGNGSKLITRKESVTEQPNYWMRDLNDDSAEQITFFDHPTPDLKDVTKELITYTREDGVELSAKLYLPPGYDKERDGPLPTLVWAYPREFKSAAAAGQVSDSPYEFARIGYWGPHFMLTEGYAVVEDAKMPIIGEGDEQPNDTFVEQLVSSGQAIVDELEKRGITDPDKVAIGGHSYGAFMTANLLAHSDIFRTGIARSGAYNRTLTPFGFQAEPRTFWEAPEIYFSMSPFMHADDINEPILFIHGEADNNSGTFPMQSKRMYAAVSGLGGTARLVMLPNESHGYSARESVLHMLWEQTEWLNAFVRDAEPRTIENADQSGR is encoded by the coding sequence ATGAAAAAACATCTTCTGTTTGTCTGCTCATTGGCAGTTCTAATGATAGGTTTCCAGGTTCAGGCACAGGATAGCTATATGCAACCCTCCAAAGCCATGACCGACCTTGTAGATGGAGCGCGGACTCCATCTGTAACATTTTCGCCCGATTACAATGTAATGCTCATGCTGGAACAACCGGGTCTGCCATCCATAGAGGAAGTTTCACAACCGGAACTCCGTCTTGCAGGAGTCAGGATAAACCCGCGGACCAACGGCCCGTCACGTTCTCGTAATCTTACAGGGATCACTATTCGGGATATGGACACCGGTAATGACCGTCCGCTAAAAGGATTACCGGAAAAGCCCCTGATCTCTGATGTGAACTGGTCACCCGATGGTTCAGCTATTGCCTTTTTACTTACACGAACTAACGGTATTGAGTTGTGGGTAGCGGATATTCAAAGTGCAGAGGCCCGCAAACTAACTGCGGCCTCCGTGAATGACACCTATGGATCGGCATATGAATGGTCCCGTGACGGGAAATCTCTGTTGGTTAAAATGGTTCCTGCCGGCAGAGGTGAAGCGCCATCGGGTATGGAAACTCCTAGTGGTCCGGTCATTGAGCAAAGTGCTGGTACAGCACGGCCGGCACGCACTTATCAGGATCTGCTCCAGAATCCAAAAGATGAGGAGACCTTTGAATATTATTTTACCTCCGAACTTTATGAAGTAGATCTCAAAGGAAAGACTACAAAGATCTCAAATGCAGGAATCTATCGTTCATTCGATTTCTCACCGGACGGGAAACATATTCTTATAGAAAAGATCCACCGGCCATACTCCTACCGGGTTCCGGTATACCGTTTTCCGAACCGGGTTTATGTTGCCAACAGAAAGGGAAAGGAAGAATATCTCGTAGCTGACCTGCCGCTGTTGGATCAGATTCCGATCGGATTCTCTTCTACCTCAGAAGGTCCTCGTTCTGTAAACTGGAGAGCAGATGACCCGGCCACACTGGTCTGGGTTGAAGCACTTGATGGTGGTGATCAGAGTGTAGAGGTTGATAAACGCGACCGGGTATTGATGCTTAAAGCTCCTTTCCAGAAAGATCCATCCACTATTGCAGAACTTGGATATCGCTATTCCGGAATATGGTGGACCGAGGAAGGGTATGCGATGGTCAATGAGTACTGGAGATCCAAACGAAATGCGAGGGTCTGGAAGATCGATCCGGATGGTAACAACGAAACTGAACTGATCTTCGATCTGAATACTGAAGATCGCTATAATGATCCCGGATCACCGGAATTCAAGCGCAGTGAATACGGTACGTATGTTGTACATACTATGGACAATGGTAATAAGATTCTTATGACCGGGCAAGGTGCCAGTGATGAAGGTAACCGGCCGTTTCTATCATCATACGATATAAGATCGGGGCAAAGCGAGATCCTATGGAGATCAGAGGCCCCTTATTATGAATATGTAGTATCAGTGATGGACGGAAACGGCAGCAAACTGATCACCCGAAAAGAGTCCGTAACAGAACAGCCAAACTACTGGATGCGTGACCTGAACGATGACAGTGCAGAGCAGATCACTTTCTTCGATCATCCTACCCCTGATCTGAAAGATGTCACCAAGGAACTGATCACTTATACCCGGGAAGATGGCGTCGAGCTTTCTGCTAAACTTTATCTGCCCCCCGGCTATGACAAAGAACGAGACGGACCGCTGCCTACACTGGTATGGGCATATCCCAGAGAATTCAAAAGTGCAGCTGCTGCCGGACAGGTTAGTGACTCTCCTTATGAATTTGCCCGGATCGGTTACTGGGGGCCGCATTTTATGTTAACTGAAGGTTATGCGGTTGTGGAAGATGCCAAAATGCCTATCATTGGTGAAGGAGACGAGCAGCCGAACGATACCTTTGTAGAACAGCTGGTTTCCAGCGGACAGGCTATCGTTGATGAACTTGAAAAAAGAGGGATCACCGACCCTGATAAAGTGGCGATCGGCGGACACAGTTATGGCGCTTTTATGACGGCAAACCTGCTGGCTCATTCTGATATATTCAGAACCGGAATTGCACGATCAGGTGCTTATAACCGTACGCTGACTCCCTTTGGTTTCCAGGCCGAACCAAGAACTTTCTGGGAGGCACCGGAGATCTACTTCAGTATGTCTCCATTCATGCATGCTGATGATATCAATGAGCCGATTCTCTTCATCCATGGGGAAGCAGATAACAATTCCGGTACTTTCCCGATGCAGAGTAAACGAATGTATGCTGCTGTGAGCGGCCTGGGAGGAACTGCAAGACTGGTTATGCTTCCTAATGAAAGTCATGGATATTCTGCCCGTGAATCTGTACTGCATATGCTGTGGGAACAGACGGAGTGGCTGAATGCTTTTGTCCGTGATGCTGAGCCAAGAACAATAGAAAACGCAGATCAGTCCGGTAGATAA
- a CDS encoding VOC family protein, whose translation MLKGLRTVAYPVKDLKKATMWYSGILGFGPYYEEDYYVGFNVGGYELGLLPEGEPAVAGSVVYWAVDDIHDAWDRIILAGASPNEEIMHVGGEVYVATVNDPFGNLLGIIQNPNFKAEP comes from the coding sequence ATGCTTAAGGGATTAAGAACTGTTGCTTATCCGGTCAAAGATCTGAAAAAGGCCACCATGTGGTATTCAGGAATTCTTGGCTTCGGCCCCTATTACGAGGAAGACTATTATGTAGGCTTCAATGTGGGAGGCTACGAACTCGGACTCCTTCCGGAAGGTGAACCTGCGGTTGCCGGTTCGGTGGTATACTGGGCGGTGGATGATATTCATGATGCCTGGGATAGGATCATTCTGGCCGGAGCGTCTCCGAACGAAGAGATCATGCATGTGGGCGGTGAAGTATATGTTGCCACTGTGAATGATCCCTTTGGCAATCTTCTTGGCATTATACAGAATCCGAATTTTAAAGCTGAACCCTGA
- a CDS encoding SDR family oxidoreductase: MNNKLCVITGANSGIGLETAKSLADEGAFIVMVCRNEDKASAARTQIANETGNQGIDIVLCDFSVQSEIRKAAQEILDKYDQIDVLINNHGFIASERQESVDGYEMTFAVNHLGYVLFTDLLMDAIKKSGSARIINVSSEAHRRGTFDPDDIQLKEGFSPMKAYSNSKLFNIMFTKELAKHLTDTAITANCLHPGVVATNFAQSGNFLTKTFFTLGKLFMKSPKEGAETSIYLATSPEVEGVNGAYFKDKKAATPSSEARDENAAAKLWDLSRDMCGL; this comes from the coding sequence ATGAATAATAAATTATGTGTGATTACGGGAGCTAACTCAGGTATCGGGCTGGAAACGGCAAAATCGCTGGCTGATGAAGGGGCATTTATAGTGATGGTATGCCGAAATGAGGACAAAGCATCTGCTGCCCGTACTCAGATCGCAAATGAAACCGGTAATCAGGGAATTGATATTGTATTGTGTGATTTCTCTGTGCAATCAGAGATCCGAAAAGCAGCGCAGGAGATCCTTGATAAATATGATCAGATCGACGTGCTGATCAATAACCATGGATTTATAGCATCTGAGCGACAGGAATCTGTTGACGGTTATGAGATGACCTTTGCAGTAAATCATCTGGGATATGTATTATTTACAGATCTGCTGATGGATGCTATCAAAAAGTCAGGCAGTGCCCGGATCATCAATGTTTCATCAGAAGCGCACCGGCGGGGTACATTTGATCCTGATGATATTCAGTTAAAAGAAGGGTTCAGCCCGATGAAGGCCTATTCAAATTCCAAGCTCTTCAATATTATGTTTACCAAGGAACTGGCTAAACACCTGACAGATACAGCCATAACTGCTAATTGTCTTCATCCCGGTGTAGTTGCTACCAACTTTGCCCAAAGCGGCAACTTTCTGACCAAGACTTTTTTTACACTGGGCAAGTTATTTATGAAATCTCCAAAAGAAGGTGCAGAAACCTCAATCTACCTGGCCACTTCGCCTGAAGTAGAGGGAGTGAACGGAGCTTATTTTAAGGACAAAAAAGCAGCAACCCCAAGTTCTGAAGCACGTGATGAAAATGCAGCAGCTAAATTATGGGATCTGAGTCGCGATATGTGCGGGCTCTGA
- a CDS encoding co-chaperone GroES, with the protein MIQEYLNSIDKFIVVGDRVLIKPRDMETHTRSGLVLPATVKEKEEIQSGYILKTGPGYPIPNNDIEEAWKGNEETKYLGLQAEEGDLAIFLKSRAFEIEFENEKYLIVPHTAILLLIRDDLGG; encoded by the coding sequence ATGATTCAAGAATATCTCAATTCGATCGATAAATTTATCGTTGTGGGCGACCGGGTGCTGATCAAACCCCGGGATATGGAAACCCACACCCGAAGCGGATTGGTTCTGCCCGCTACTGTGAAAGAAAAAGAGGAGATACAGAGCGGGTACATATTAAAGACCGGTCCCGGTTATCCGATCCCGAATAATGATATAGAGGAAGCCTGGAAAGGAAATGAAGAAACCAAATATCTGGGCCTGCAGGCCGAAGAAGGAGATCTTGCAATATTTTTGAAAAGCCGGGCATTTGAAATAGAGTTTGAGAATGAAAAATATCTCATCGTACCTCACACTGCGATACTATTGCTCATCAGAGATGATCTTGGAGGTTAA
- a CDS encoding YitT family protein translates to MSQTEKDPLTEGLIKKGIDPSVREHTLFEDLLSISVACLLLSFGIALFSHQQFLIGGTAGIAFLTQYASDWSFGMIFFLINIPFYALALWKLGSVFTFKTFVTVSLVSFMTDGIPVVFEFGEVNPIYAAALGGFMIGTGLLILFRHKTSLGGLNIMSIYLQKYHNISAGKFQMIVDVCIIVGAILIVDIMSVIYSVLAAIFLNLILAVNHRPGRYLVLD, encoded by the coding sequence GTGTCCCAGACTGAAAAAGATCCACTAACAGAAGGTCTTATTAAAAAAGGGATCGATCCTTCGGTCAGAGAACATACTTTGTTCGAAGACCTATTGTCGATATCCGTAGCCTGTCTGCTTCTTTCATTCGGTATTGCATTATTTTCGCATCAGCAGTTTCTGATTGGCGGCACGGCCGGGATCGCTTTTTTAACTCAGTACGCAAGCGACTGGAGTTTCGGGATGATCTTTTTTCTGATCAATATTCCCTTTTACGCACTGGCTTTATGGAAACTCGGATCCGTTTTCACCTTTAAAACCTTCGTCACCGTTAGCCTGGTCTCATTCATGACCGATGGCATCCCGGTAGTGTTTGAATTCGGGGAAGTAAACCCCATCTATGCAGCGGCTCTCGGAGGATTTATGATAGGAACGGGGCTCCTTATCCTGTTCAGACATAAGACCAGCCTGGGCGGATTGAATATCATGTCGATCTACCTGCAAAAATATCATAATATCAGCGCCGGTAAGTTCCAGATGATCGTGGATGTCTGTATCATCGTCGGAGCTATTCTCATCGTAGACATAATGAGTGTCATATACTCCGTGTTAGCTGCAATATTTCTCAACCTCATCCTTGCCGTGAACCACCGTCCCGGACGGTACCTGGTACTCGATTAA
- a CDS encoding MBL fold metallo-hydrolase, translated as MNRREFLIRSSMITTGALMPRKIVKLFQESPFRPVRGDVGYFLGRGGTIGWLSNTDALVAVDSQYPQSAQAFISGMKERNTRTMDYLINTHHHGDHTGGNKEFLGYADHILAHENVPGLQKAAAENRGPETVANQAYADETYTGKWSNDMGSEKVHCMNYGPGHTGGDTVVYFEKANVAHMGDLVFNRVYPFIDRNGKADIANWIKVLRTTADELESDTIYLFGHGNPEFGVQGSKEDLIRKSDYLEALFAYTQKSVNEGRSLEEMSEIRQLKSFEEFNLEGWSLSLASNIQAAYLEITEGTVK; from the coding sequence ATGAACCGACGTGAATTTCTTATCCGATCATCTATGATCACAACCGGTGCTCTGATGCCCCGGAAAATAGTGAAATTATTTCAGGAATCTCCTTTTCGCCCAGTGAGGGGTGATGTCGGGTATTTTCTGGGGAGAGGAGGCACTATCGGGTGGCTTTCAAATACTGACGCCCTGGTTGCTGTTGATTCTCAATACCCGCAGTCAGCCCAGGCCTTTATCAGCGGTATGAAAGAAAGAAATACCCGAACGATGGACTACCTGATAAATACCCATCATCACGGAGATCATACCGGCGGTAATAAAGAATTCCTGGGTTATGCGGATCATATTCTGGCCCATGAAAATGTACCCGGTCTTCAGAAAGCAGCAGCTGAGAACCGAGGACCTGAAACCGTAGCTAATCAGGCTTATGCAGATGAAACTTATACCGGTAAATGGTCTAATGATATGGGAAGTGAAAAAGTACATTGCATGAATTACGGTCCGGGACATACCGGCGGAGATACGGTGGTCTATTTTGAAAAGGCTAATGTGGCACATATGGGAGACCTGGTTTTTAACAGAGTTTACCCTTTCATAGACCGTAACGGTAAAGCGGACATAGCCAACTGGATCAAAGTACTAAGAACTACTGCTGATGAACTGGAGAGTGATACTATCTACCTCTTCGGACACGGAAATCCGGAATTCGGTGTGCAGGGTTCCAAAGAAGACCTGATTCGGAAAAGCGATTACCTGGAAGCTCTTTTTGCTTATACTCAGAAGTCTGTGAATGAGGGCCGGTCACTGGAAGAGATGTCTGAGATCCGCCAGCTAAAGAGTTTTGAAGAATTTAACCTGGAAGGCTGGAGCCTGAGTCTTGCCTCTAACATTCAGGCCGCCTATCTCGAAATTACAGAAGGAACTGTTAAATAA